In Lolium perenne isolate Kyuss_39 chromosome 5, Kyuss_2.0, whole genome shotgun sequence, the sequence TAAGATTTCCCATAGAGCTAAGGAATTACGAAACCCAACAAAAAACACAATCAAGAGAACTCTCTTTTTTGTTCTGTTGTTACCATTTTTGAAGCTTGGAGCCAGTATTTATGATTTATCACATTTACTTTCAACAGTGGTCTGTAATATTTTCCTGAAGTTCAGCATTTGGTTCAAAATAACCGATTCACATGCAGAATCTGATTTAAAGAGTAGAATTTTGCAACTTCTTTTAAGTAATGCTATGTATGAATGTCAGGTTCAACTTCTCAACGAGTTAACATCTTGGAAGAAAATTATGAAGAATCAAAAAAAGAGCTAGCGCATGTACATGTGATTCTTTAAATTGATTCCTTTGAGCTGTTAGTTGCTTGATCATGTCGTCGTGATTTTTCCTCAGGTTTCAGCAGCTCGGTCATCTTTTGACAAAGAGATCGCGCAAGGAAAAGAGAAGCAAACTCACCACAATTCCAGTAAACATGCAGGATTGAAGGATGAGATAAAGAGAAGAAAAAACCTGTCGGTTTCTCTTCCTCACTCCACACAACGGGTGGACCTGCGGCCATGGAGTCTGGATGTCGCTGCGGCTCCATTGACCCTGTGGTCGACTTCGCCGAACAGCCACAGTACGAACATGGTCGTGGCTACCGTCCCCAAGATTGTGCATCCAGCCCCAGTTACGGTTCCCCAGGATGGCGCATCCAGCTCCAGTTCCGGAGCTTCACTGCTGCCGGCAGGTGTGCGTCTCCCTTCTAAGAAAATATATGCATATATTGCAGCAGGTTGAGTACATGTTATTTTGTTCAGTTAGCTCTGAGAGAAGGCTTTTTTGCAGGTTGTTCATCTTCTTATTTGGTAAATAGTTCTTCAGTTGTGTGAACGTTCCTCAGTTTCGGCTCCAAGAAAAGGAGAAGGTATGTATACAATTTCTATGCTGTGCTCTTACTCATTACATGTACCATTCCCTTTTTCTCTTTCAATCAGCTACCCTATTTTACAGATCCTTTCATTTGGGTTAGAAAATAATAATGTAGTGTCAGATTCAGACTATTGAGTAAGCAGTAGTAAGTTGAATAGATATGGCATCTGGCACTGGTGGTGGTAGCATAGAAGAGCGAGCGACGCAGCTCCTTTTTTTCTGGCTTTCTCATTGTCTAAAAAAAGGTTTGGGTTGTTTTTTAGATACAGAGAAAATACCACAGTTTTAGGAATACTGCAGTATTAATAATGTAGTTTTAGTTGACAGGCAAAAAGTTCACAATGTTTCATGCTTCAGTTTTTTTAAAACTGTATTATTCTCAGAATGCATTAAAAATGCAGAGTTGCCAAACGGGGCCTAAGTTTGTAGACAGACTGGTTTGCTTCTCTTGATTTTGAAATTTGTACAATCAGTTTTTTAAGTTTGTAGGTGGACCTGGTTTGCTTATCTTCCTTCTGAAATCTGTGAAATCAGATCTGAGTCAATCCAATGTATTGCAACAAACCAGTCAGAGCTCTTTTTCGTAGCACGTGCTTCGCAATAGGACTGTTCAGATAATGTCATAGTAATGCGCCTGATGCAATAGTTTAAATTCTTTGTAGCTCATTTATGTTTTACTTATGACCAAGTAATATTCCGGTGTAGATTTTCCTGCCAGAAAAATTCTTTCCCTATAAAGGGGTAGGAAAACAGTTTCCTTTGCCACACACAATAATCATTTCCTGCAACTGAATGTATTAAAATGCTTCCCAGAAGTACTGTTGTTAATTGGACTATATATTTGAATAACTTCTACTCAAATGATTTTCGTTTTCAGTACCAGCAGAGCACTTCCACGTAAGTTCAGAGTTCCTCCATGTTTTTATTTCGTTCGTCGCCAACAGGTAGCCACGTGTTGTGTTTTTCTCAAGTTCGTGTTGAACTACTTACTTTTCTTGCTGTCTGTACAAATATCAGACTGAAGATTTGTAGAATTCCAATAGATCACCGTTATATGTTGCAAACTGATCttatgtttttctttttctttttgaatGGTCAGTTTTCAATTCCATGTCTTGCAGTCCGTAAGAGGATTTAGACTTACCAGAACTGCAAGAACTGCAACAGCGAGCGTAAATGCCAAAAGTTCCCTGATTGCTTTAACTACATCCTCTAGAACAATATGGGAAAATGTCGAATGTATGAATACCCATGTTATGACATGGCGAGCTTTCACATTGCAAAAGCCTTGATGTTTAGGGAAACGGTAATGGATTAGTTGATATTCTGTCGTCTATGGGACTACAAACTGTCAATTTGAGCTTACTACTTGATTATTTTGATTCTTCTGTGGGAGAAACAAAAACAATATTTTTTGCAAATTAGTATTATTTTTAATGGCCTGCTAGCCTCCTTCATTGTAACTTGATTTCGATGTGATAATTTCGGGGGAAAAAAACTGTTGGTCATATGTTGTTCCTTTCCTGCGCTTCTGCAGGTTTTTGGCGCTTGGCGGCGGTGAGGCGTGCCCTTACATGCGCTTGATtctattttcttttatttctggACTGATTTGGTGTGGATTTTTTACTTCTCTTTTGTGGCAGATGGACGGGATGTCAATGATGGGAGACGAGATTGACTACATGAAGGAGCCACTGCAGCGGAAGATGCAGGAGCAGCCACACGATGCTGACACGGTGGTGGCGTTGTTGAGCCTCTTCCTGGAATCAAACCTGAACGAGAATTGGCCGTGATCATGCGTTCTATATGAATGATGATGTTCTTCCTATATGAATGATGCTGTCCTCTTTCAAATACAGTGTTCTAGCCTAAACACATCAGTTTGGTTCAATAATGTATTGTCAACTACTGAATTGGCTGCCTGTTTATCTTGCTCACTTTTAATTCAGTAATGTTGGTCTCTTGCTTTACTTAACACCATCGTTTGGTCTCAATTATTTCTCCTGCAGTCAAGATTCTTGATAACAACATGCCTGAAAATTCCACCTCAACAAATAGGTGCAGCAGTGCACTTATCTCTTCCTCTTCCCAACAACGACAAAGAAGCTGTCCAAGGTCTTGCCCTCTTTGTCTCAAAGGAAGAGCTGATACCGGGCGAGGACAACAATGCCGTCTGCTGATACCTCAAAGACAGAAGAACACCCGTAGCACCTATCTTACCATGCTATCCGCTAATTAATTAACAATGTATATTAGTACCATTAGCTAATTGACAAACTATGTACTGGAGTACTATGTATTAAGCAACAATGCAAGATATTACCAGTAACTAATCTTCCTGTTATGTGATGTAATCCTATCAACTATGCAATCCTGTAGGAAGATGTATCACTATAAGTGACTATAGTTAAGTAACAATGTATATTAGTACCGCTAGCTAATCGACAAGCTCTATGTACTGGAGTACTATGTGTTAAGCAACAATGTAAGTTGGTATCAGTAACTAATCTTCCGGTTAGTTGATGTAATGCTGGAGGAAGATATATCAGTATAAGTAACTAATTGATGTGCGCCTCCCCAATACCATTCAGTGCTTAATAGTGTTATGCATACAATGCAACTATTGTCATTGGCTCAAGGGTTTAGCTGGCAATTCTAAGTAGAAGAATTTTCCGGTTAGTTGATGCAATTCTGTAGGAAGATATATCAGAATTTGTGTTTCTTTTCGTcgaatagaagaatttttcaataatGCCCTTAATTTTCATTCTAAGTATACCTACTATCGTTGCAACCTTTTGAGTACCTTCAAGGGCACCACCTCTTGGACAGCTTACGCCCTAACCTTAAAAATACCAACTCGCTGCGACTTACAAAATAACGGATTCTTACTAGACAATAAAATTAACTAGATAATTACCATGAtctggcgcggcgtgccgccgcgcccttcTTTGCTAGTATTAAAAAGAGAATAATCGAGAAATCAGAAGACACGAAAGTAACTGCAGTAGTGTAAATCAGAAGCATAGTCTCTAGTAATTTAGAAATATAACATAGTTTTTTTTATGTGTACATGATGCGGGTAATCACAACAATTTACGGAAAAATTAGTTTTATTATCTAGGGCTGATTTAAATTAGATTTTAATTTTGTGGCATTCTAGACTGTAGTTATGTCGTGAGATCATTTACTGTAATTTGGACTTATATTAGTTAGATGATTGCACTTAAAAGGCTATTAGATTGCATTGTAGTTGCTCCGACAGAcagattgagtttatatgaatatTCCCGAGTATATGAATGGAACTGAACGTATGTCTAGGATATAAATGTGCAGAGGACTGAAGATAAAATTCATAGTGCCACAACAAAGTAAAGTGCAGATTCTTAAGGCTCCTCTATGTGTCTCTACGTGTGATATTTCTCCTCCGGTGGAGTGCCTCACTGTATCAGCAAAACAGATTTATCGTAACCAGTGTAACAATAGTGCATTTTCTTTTGGATTACAGTTCGGCCACACAAAGTCTGCTTTGGTCTCCGTCCCAATGCAGACGACGTCAAAGGAGCAAGCTCAATCTGGCGTTGCGTCCATGCTGCGAGAAAGCGTCTTCACCGACATCACCATCAACGCGGCGGGAGGCAGCATCAGGGCCCACCGCGCCGTCCTAGCCGCGAGGTCGCCTGTGTTCCTGAGCATGTTCTCGCACGCTCTCCGGGAGAAGGAGCTCTCCACAGTGGACACCCCGGACATGTCAATCGCCGCGTGCCGGGCCTTCGTCAGGTACATCTACGGCGCCTCTGTGTCGGAGGAGGAGCTGCTCGCCCACCGGAGCGaactcgtcgccgctggcgacaaGTACTGCATCGCGAACCTGAAGGAGACGTGCGAGGAGAGCCTGGGAAAGGACGTGGGCACGGAGAACGTGCTCCAGAGGTTGCAGATGGCGCACACCTACAGCCTAGCGGCGCTCAAACGGACCTGTCTGAGGCTCCTCGTGGATTTCGGGAAGATGTACGAGATTCTGGAAGATTTCATGGAGTTCACCGACACTTCGGACCCGGAGCTGATAGGTGAAATCAAGCGATTTGCATTTTCTCGGGGAAGAAAGTTCCCGGCCACACGACGAGAGGGGAAGGCTTCGGCTAAAATGGCCCGGCGCACAAGTGTTCGCAAGTCTACGCCTAGACATGCTTCGGGCACCACTCAAGCTAAACGGACTGTCAAGCCCACACCTAACCAGGCTTCGGCGAGCATTCCGGCTAAACGGCCTAGGGGGTCCAGTGTTCGGAAGTCCACGTCTGGGCAGGATTCTGACGCACTTCCGGATAAACGGGTTAAACGGGCCAACGTCCGGCTTGCAGGCGACAAGTGGGCACCGCCTGCTTCACGAGGTACACGATGAATGTTCTGTGACCAGCCTTCTAGGTAGTTACGTTCCCCAACCTCAAGCGCGTGTGGGGAGTGTGATGAAGTGAAATCATATTACTTGTCATGTGCACCTCCAGCATGTTTCAAAAAATGGCTATGAGCTAGAACTGAAGAAAGGGatgttattatgtcaccatccttACTATGTTGCTGCCACCTCTCAGATTTTGTGACTATTCATGTCAGTTTAAGAATGATTCAGAAAAAAAGAAACCTAGAATGCTCTGATAAAAAAGCCGCCAAATTTATGTTTCTGTATCTATGTTTGCCACaagatcatgataagaatgtatAGAGAAAAGAACCTAGGAAGAAAGCAACTGATAAAATAACAGGACTTCCCTTTGCTAACTTTTTCTGAATTTCTTTCCTTACAAAAATCGTATAAGCTGGACATGCATTTTCCTAATTTGGTACAGTGTTGGGTACTAGGTTATGATAAGGCAAGCCAGCGATCTAGGAAATCCTACCCGCTAGTACATGTCCTCTGCTCCTACTCTATGAAATATGAACATATCTGCATGCCATGTTACTACATCTGTTTCAGTTGCTCAATTCAGATGATAACAAAAACAAGAATAGGATGTCCCattactgaaaatatgatagataAGG encodes:
- the LOC127304128 gene encoding BTB/POZ domain-containing protein At1g55760-like gives rise to the protein MQTTSKEQAQSGVASMLRESVFTDITINAAGGSIRAHRAVLAARSPVFLSMFSHALREKELSTVDTPDMSIAACRAFVRYIYGASVSEEELLAHRSELVAAGDKYCIANLKETCEESLGKDVGTENVLQRLQMAHTYSLAALKRTCLRLLVDFGKMYEILEDFMEFTDTSDPELIGEIKRFAFSRGRKFPATRREGKASAKMARRTSVRKSTPRHASGTTQAKRTVKPTPNQASASIPAKRPRGSSVRKSTSGQDSDALPDKRVKRANVRLAGDKWAPPASRGTR